Proteins co-encoded in one Solea senegalensis isolate Sse05_10M linkage group LG8, IFAPA_SoseM_1, whole genome shotgun sequence genomic window:
- the arhgef12a gene encoding rho guanine nucleotide exchange factor 12 isoform X1: protein MSDTQSSFTDRFPKKANRTSSILSKDHPPDKKPKSDKSSLLSNEFDPTEALVVQKSGSSSVLAEGRPESCGLVQRCVIIQRDENGFGLTVSGDNPVFVQLVKEDGAAMRAGVQTGDRIIKVNGTLVTHSNHIEVVKLIKSGSYVALTVLGRPPGLAQIPLTEAESEMVGISISSPNSPATERPYSPQGRLSSTHAPWDENSIQKVDTLQKMQELQAMKEEYSKNPSPKLLKDIQEANKHIPRLQGQLFKATGATQEAVPGGDTDDGSMFESQHTLTSKADNSTDMSSWSSTPLSHRFGPGSPASIFPRETSGLSPKSTPRNSFNSCHSPEAEDTTDLDSVSPTTVNSPSSRLVSQIIGAEDDYFDSDQEQTNGQCNSFNSIEQLKSRPAHLAAFLHHVISQFDPAPVLCYLYADFYKQTNSKETRRVFMDLHNFFIDRGANLKVAVPESVSADLDRRRTELIPEEINRQHVQTLQDSLLLDIQKNLEDFRQKRSMGLTVAEGELTKLDQEQVPLERERSYAENIITKIEDILLTTQTTEEEKCTTMQYVIYTYMKHLGVRVKEPRSLESKRVRINFLPKIKIQKIIKSEEEKVKKPRFPSILGPQRRPSRIEAGPVGKALEGRPRPQKQLSQPILGTSEHTETSRLRGSQSSEGSELTHSMSVNTSSPNSTTCSSDTSRDADTGGTPTSGPHRLSDGLQSDSLDGLPYPVAHNDLYSLDQLQEDDRESDKVHEGTPKALRRLEGLGPADVQSEDDQGTDSEHDPPNWQQLVGREVLAGLRPHEIKRQEVINELFYTERAHVRKLRVLDHVFYQKLSKEAILPPADIKNIFSNLEEILQLHVSVLEQMVAVRKRNESSVIDLIGDDLLSWFSGGEEEKIKQAVGTFCSNQPFALEIIKTKQKKDSRFSSFIQEAESNRLCRRLQLKDIIPVEMQRFTKYPLLLENIAKYTDNTVEKDKVKQAADCCRKILNHVNHALKVSEDKQRLEDYQRRLDLSSLKQTDNPMILELKNLDLTKKTMVHEGPLSWKVNKDKTIELYTLLLEDILVLLQKQDERLILKCHSKNLAGTADTKHIFSPIIKLNTVLVRSVATDNKSFFVLSMSENGAQIYELMAPTVADQRTWQGLIIQRADAMKVKPHNIIPLPQSDGDRDGVEIIPAGVSRLSRDADRTSTGSTQSTDKESSSPASRSAMQSSLSGNNPFESVKAAEEEEEEGFVDPELPYQVAEDCRGGDSFNAFPSRADEALKTLAALKQVLVTQLMSQEAAEQSNRSTGARLLRTTSLRTPIDSRSRVMVHNGSEKNSCQTEDPVQDLGSGDTGFFDSPDDYAGYLVLEGYSGPGESSTDDDILASATGKQLRTSQGCAADSGINLRFSSTSQAGSLSSFSRQVLSHLRNLQSNLNYLKEVEAKYNNLIRQRPDRPTADTDGNKDKR, encoded by the exons ATGAGTGACACACAGTCTAGCTTCACTGACAG GTTTCCCAAGAAAGCGAACAG AACCAGCAGCATTCTCAGTAAAGACCATCCCCCAGACAAGAAACCCAAAAGTGACAAATCCTCACTTCTCTCCAATGAGTTTGACCCTACAG AAGCTCTGGTGGTGCAGAagagtggcagcagcagtgtgctAGCAGAGGGGAGGCCTGAGTCCTGTG GTCTGGTCCAGCGATGTGTAATCATCCAGAGAGATGAAAATGGCTTTGGGCTCACGGTCAGCGGTGACAACCCAGTATTTGTGCAGCTTGTCAAAGAAG ATGGGGCTGCTATGCGAGCAGGTGTTCAGACAGGAGACAGGATCATCAAG GTTAACGGGACTCTTGTTACACATTCTAATCACATAGAAGTGGTGAAGCTTATCAAAT CGGGCTCCTATGTGGCCCTCACAGTGTTGGGGCGCCCTCCAGGGCTCGCCCAGATCCCTCTGACTGAAGCTGAGTCTGAAATGGTGGGCATTAGTATTTCTTCTCCAAACTCTCCAGCAACAGAACGCCCGTACAGTCCTCAGGGCAGACTCTCTTCTACACATGCACCATGG GATGAAAATAGCATCCAGAAGGTTGACACCTTGCAAAAGATGCAGGAGTTGCAG GCTATGAAGGAGGAGTACAGCAAGAACCCCTCCCCCAAACTACTGAAAGACATCCAGGAAGCTAATAAACACATTCCTCGGCTGCAGGGTCAGCTCTTCAAGGCCACTGGGGCAACACAG GAGGCTGTTCCAGGTGGTGATACAGATGATGGTAGCATGTTCGAATCACAACACACTCTCACCTCCAAGGCAGACAACAGCACAGACATGTCCTCCTGGAGCAGCACTCCT TTATCCCACAGATTTGGGCCTGGATCTCCTGCCAGTATTTTTCCAAGAGAGACATCTGGCCTCAGCCCAAAGAGCACACCCAGGAACAGCTTCAATTCCTGTCACTCCCCAGAGGCAGAAGACACCACGGACCTG GACTCGGTGTCCCCTACCACAGTCAACAGTCCCTCTTCCCGACTTGTCTCACAAATCATTGGAGCCGAGGACGATTATTTTGATTCAGACCAAGAACAG ACAAATGGCCAATGTAACAGCTTTAACAGCATTGAACAGCTCAAGTCCCGGCCTGCCCACCTTGCAGCCTTTCTTCACCATGTCATCTCTCAGTTTGACCCTGCTCCTGTG CTGTGCTACCTCTATGCTGACTTCTACAAGCAGACCAACTCCAAAGAGACCAGGCGGGTGTTCATGGACCTCCACAATTTCTTCATTGACCGAGGAGCA aatttgAAAGTTGCTGTTCCCGAATCCGTCTCTGCCGATCTTG ACCGGCGGCGGACAGAGCTGATCCCAGAGGAAATAAACAGACAACATGTTCAAACACTGCAGGACTCTCTGCTCCTTGACATTCAGAAGAACCTTGAGGATTTCAG GCAGAAGCGCAGCATGGGTCTAACAGTGGCTGAAGGAGAACTGACCAAACTGGACCAAGAGCAAGTCCCTCTGGAGCGAGAGCGTTCATATGCTGAAAACATCATCACCAAGATAGAGGATATCCT ATTAACTACTCAgaccacagaggaagagaaatg caCTACAATGCAGTATGTCATCTATACATACATGAAGCACCTTGGAGTGAGGGTCAAAGAACCTCGCAGCCTTGAGTCCAAACGGGTCCGGATAAACTTTCTCCCCAAGATCAAG ATACAGAAAATCATAAAGTCAGAAGAAGAGAAGGTGAAGAAACCCAGATTTCCCAGTATCCTCGGACCCCAGCGTCGGCCAAGCCGCATTGAAGCGGGGCCAG TGGGTAAAGCCTTGGAGGGTCGCCCCCGTCCTCAGAAACAACTATCACAGCCTATACTGGGGACCAGTGAACACACGGAAACAAGTCGTTTAAGAGGCAGCCAATCGAGCGAGGGCTCTGAACTCACGCACTCCATGTCTGTCAACACTTCATCGCCAAACAGCACCACCTGCAGCTCAGATACGAGTCGAGATGCTGATACAG GTGGAACTCCGACCTCAGGCCCACACAGACTAAGTGACGGCCTTCAGTCTGACTCCCTGGACGGGCTGCCATACCCTGTTGCGCACAATGACCTTTACAGCCTGGACCAACTGCAAGAGGATGACAGAGAAAGTGACAA AGTTCACGAGGGAACACCAAAAGCCTTAAGAAG gcTTGAGGGACTGGGTCCAGCTGACGTCCAGAGTGAGGACGACCAGGGAACAGACTCTGAGCATGATCCGCCGAACTGGCAGCAGCTGGTGGGGAGAGAAGTCCTGGCCGGTCTTCGGCCTCATGAAATAAAGAGACAGGAAGTTATTAATG AGCTGTTTTACACAGAGCGAGCACACGTACGGAAGCTGAGGGTTTTGGACCACGTTTTCTACCAGAAGCTCTCCAAAGAGGCCATCCTGCCTCCTGCTGACATCAAGAACATCTTCTCCAACTTGGAGGAGATTCTACAGTTGCATG TGTCCGTACTGGAGCAAATGGTTGCAGTTCGGAAGAGAAATGAGTCGTCAGTAATTGATCTGATAGGAGATGACTTACTCTCTTGG TTCAgcggtggagaggaggagaagatcaAGCAGGCAGTGGGGACGTTCTGCAGTAATCAGCCATTTGCTCTGGAGATCATCAAGACCAAGCAGAAGAAAGACTCAAGGTTCTCGTCTTTCATCCAG GAGGCAGAGAGCAACCGACTGTGTCGCCGGCTGCAGCTTAAAGATATCATTCCTGTCGAGATGCAGCGGTTCACCAAGTATCCTCTGCTACTCGAAAACATCGCCAAGTACACAG ACAATACAGTGGAAAAGGACAAAGTGAAGCAGGCGGCAGACTGCTGTAGGAAGATCCTAAATCATGTCAACCATGCTTTGAAGGTGTCTGAGGACAAGCAG AGGCTGGAGGATTATCAGAGAAGACTTGACCTCTCCTCTCTGAAGCAGACAGACAATCCTATGATCCTGGAGCTAAAG AACCTGGATCTGACCAAGAAAACAATGGTGCACGAGGGACCACTGTCATGGAAAGTGAACAAGGACAAGACTATTG AGTTGTACACTCTCCTCCTGGAGGACATCCTGGTTCTGCTTCAGAAGCAAGACGAGCGTCTGATCCTCAAGTGTCACAGCAAAAACCTGGCAGGCACTGCCGATACCAAACATATCTTTAGCCCCATCATCAAACTCAACACGGTGCTGGTGCGCTCAGTGGCCACAG ACAACAAGTCATTCTTCGTCCTCTCCATGTCAGAAAATGGAGCCCAGATCTATGAGTTGATGGCACCCACAGTTGCAGACCAGAGAAC GTGGCAGGGTCTAATTATCCAGAGAGCGGACGCCATGAAAGTCAAACCTCACAACATCATACCATTACCTCAGAGCGA CGGGGACAGAGACGGAGTGGAAATCATCCCAGCCGGTGTTTCCAGGCTGAGTCGAGATGCGGACCGCACATCCACCGGCAGCACCCAGTCCACAG ATAAAGAGAGCAGCAGTCCAGCCTCTAGAAGCGCAATGCAGAGCTCTCTATCTGGTAATAATCCATTTGAGAGCGTGAAGGCAgcggaagaagaggaagaggaaggttTTGTGGACCCGGAGCTTCCTTACCAAGTGGCTGAAGATTGCAGAGGAGGAGACTCGTTTAACGCGTTTCCCTCCAGAGCAGACGAAgcactgaaaacat TGGCAGCATTAAAGCAGGTGTTGGTGACCCAGTTAATGTCCCAGGAAGCTGCGGAGCAATCCAATCGCTCCACGGGGGCTCGTCTCCTCAGGACCACCTCTCTGCGGACCCCTATTGACAGCCGTTCACGGGTGATGGTCCACAACGGCTCAGAGAAAAACAGCTGTCAAACGGAGGACCCAGTCCAGGACCTGGGCTCCGGGGACACAGGCTTTTTCGACTCTCCCGACGACTATG CAGGATACTTGGTCCTGGAGGGTTACAGTGGCCCAGGAGAGAGCAGCACAGATGATGACATCTTGGCATCCGCCACAGGGAAGCAGCTGAGGACCTCACAAGGCTGTGCCGCAGACTCTGGCATCAATTTGAGGTTTTCTTCCACATCGCAGGCCGGCAGCCTCTCCTCTTTCAGCAGACAAGTTCTGTCTCACCTCAGAAACCTTCAGTCCAACCTAAACTACTTGAAG gAGGTTGAGGCCAAGTATAATAATCTAATACGCCAAAGGCCAGATCGGCCAACAGCAGACACGGACGGAAACAAAG ATAAGAGATAG
- the arhgef12a gene encoding rho guanine nucleotide exchange factor 12 isoform X2, with protein sequence MSDTQSSFTDRFPKKANRTSSILSKDHPPDKKPKSDKSSLLSNEFDPTALVVQKSGSSSVLAEGRPESCGLVQRCVIIQRDENGFGLTVSGDNPVFVQLVKEDGAAMRAGVQTGDRIIKVNGTLVTHSNHIEVVKLIKSGSYVALTVLGRPPGLAQIPLTEAESEMVGISISSPNSPATERPYSPQGRLSSTHAPWDENSIQKVDTLQKMQELQAMKEEYSKNPSPKLLKDIQEANKHIPRLQGQLFKATGATQEAVPGGDTDDGSMFESQHTLTSKADNSTDMSSWSSTPLSHRFGPGSPASIFPRETSGLSPKSTPRNSFNSCHSPEAEDTTDLDSVSPTTVNSPSSRLVSQIIGAEDDYFDSDQEQTNGQCNSFNSIEQLKSRPAHLAAFLHHVISQFDPAPVLCYLYADFYKQTNSKETRRVFMDLHNFFIDRGANLKVAVPESVSADLDRRRTELIPEEINRQHVQTLQDSLLLDIQKNLEDFRQKRSMGLTVAEGELTKLDQEQVPLERERSYAENIITKIEDILLTTQTTEEEKCTTMQYVIYTYMKHLGVRVKEPRSLESKRVRINFLPKIKIQKIIKSEEEKVKKPRFPSILGPQRRPSRIEAGPVGKALEGRPRPQKQLSQPILGTSEHTETSRLRGSQSSEGSELTHSMSVNTSSPNSTTCSSDTSRDADTGGTPTSGPHRLSDGLQSDSLDGLPYPVAHNDLYSLDQLQEDDRESDKVHEGTPKALRRLEGLGPADVQSEDDQGTDSEHDPPNWQQLVGREVLAGLRPHEIKRQEVINELFYTERAHVRKLRVLDHVFYQKLSKEAILPPADIKNIFSNLEEILQLHVSVLEQMVAVRKRNESSVIDLIGDDLLSWFSGGEEEKIKQAVGTFCSNQPFALEIIKTKQKKDSRFSSFIQEAESNRLCRRLQLKDIIPVEMQRFTKYPLLLENIAKYTDNTVEKDKVKQAADCCRKILNHVNHALKVSEDKQRLEDYQRRLDLSSLKQTDNPMILELKNLDLTKKTMVHEGPLSWKVNKDKTIELYTLLLEDILVLLQKQDERLILKCHSKNLAGTADTKHIFSPIIKLNTVLVRSVATDNKSFFVLSMSENGAQIYELMAPTVADQRTWQGLIIQRADAMKVKPHNIIPLPQSDGDRDGVEIIPAGVSRLSRDADRTSTGSTQSTDKESSSPASRSAMQSSLSGNNPFESVKAAEEEEEEGFVDPELPYQVAEDCRGGDSFNAFPSRADEALKTLAALKQVLVTQLMSQEAAEQSNRSTGARLLRTTSLRTPIDSRSRVMVHNGSEKNSCQTEDPVQDLGSGDTGFFDSPDDYAGYLVLEGYSGPGESSTDDDILASATGKQLRTSQGCAADSGINLRFSSTSQAGSLSSFSRQVLSHLRNLQSNLNYLKEVEAKYNNLIRQRPDRPTADTDGNKDKR encoded by the exons ATGAGTGACACACAGTCTAGCTTCACTGACAG GTTTCCCAAGAAAGCGAACAG AACCAGCAGCATTCTCAGTAAAGACCATCCCCCAGACAAGAAACCCAAAAGTGACAAATCCTCACTTCTCTCCAATGAGTTTGACCCTACAG CTCTGGTGGTGCAGAagagtggcagcagcagtgtgctAGCAGAGGGGAGGCCTGAGTCCTGTG GTCTGGTCCAGCGATGTGTAATCATCCAGAGAGATGAAAATGGCTTTGGGCTCACGGTCAGCGGTGACAACCCAGTATTTGTGCAGCTTGTCAAAGAAG ATGGGGCTGCTATGCGAGCAGGTGTTCAGACAGGAGACAGGATCATCAAG GTTAACGGGACTCTTGTTACACATTCTAATCACATAGAAGTGGTGAAGCTTATCAAAT CGGGCTCCTATGTGGCCCTCACAGTGTTGGGGCGCCCTCCAGGGCTCGCCCAGATCCCTCTGACTGAAGCTGAGTCTGAAATGGTGGGCATTAGTATTTCTTCTCCAAACTCTCCAGCAACAGAACGCCCGTACAGTCCTCAGGGCAGACTCTCTTCTACACATGCACCATGG GATGAAAATAGCATCCAGAAGGTTGACACCTTGCAAAAGATGCAGGAGTTGCAG GCTATGAAGGAGGAGTACAGCAAGAACCCCTCCCCCAAACTACTGAAAGACATCCAGGAAGCTAATAAACACATTCCTCGGCTGCAGGGTCAGCTCTTCAAGGCCACTGGGGCAACACAG GAGGCTGTTCCAGGTGGTGATACAGATGATGGTAGCATGTTCGAATCACAACACACTCTCACCTCCAAGGCAGACAACAGCACAGACATGTCCTCCTGGAGCAGCACTCCT TTATCCCACAGATTTGGGCCTGGATCTCCTGCCAGTATTTTTCCAAGAGAGACATCTGGCCTCAGCCCAAAGAGCACACCCAGGAACAGCTTCAATTCCTGTCACTCCCCAGAGGCAGAAGACACCACGGACCTG GACTCGGTGTCCCCTACCACAGTCAACAGTCCCTCTTCCCGACTTGTCTCACAAATCATTGGAGCCGAGGACGATTATTTTGATTCAGACCAAGAACAG ACAAATGGCCAATGTAACAGCTTTAACAGCATTGAACAGCTCAAGTCCCGGCCTGCCCACCTTGCAGCCTTTCTTCACCATGTCATCTCTCAGTTTGACCCTGCTCCTGTG CTGTGCTACCTCTATGCTGACTTCTACAAGCAGACCAACTCCAAAGAGACCAGGCGGGTGTTCATGGACCTCCACAATTTCTTCATTGACCGAGGAGCA aatttgAAAGTTGCTGTTCCCGAATCCGTCTCTGCCGATCTTG ACCGGCGGCGGACAGAGCTGATCCCAGAGGAAATAAACAGACAACATGTTCAAACACTGCAGGACTCTCTGCTCCTTGACATTCAGAAGAACCTTGAGGATTTCAG GCAGAAGCGCAGCATGGGTCTAACAGTGGCTGAAGGAGAACTGACCAAACTGGACCAAGAGCAAGTCCCTCTGGAGCGAGAGCGTTCATATGCTGAAAACATCATCACCAAGATAGAGGATATCCT ATTAACTACTCAgaccacagaggaagagaaatg caCTACAATGCAGTATGTCATCTATACATACATGAAGCACCTTGGAGTGAGGGTCAAAGAACCTCGCAGCCTTGAGTCCAAACGGGTCCGGATAAACTTTCTCCCCAAGATCAAG ATACAGAAAATCATAAAGTCAGAAGAAGAGAAGGTGAAGAAACCCAGATTTCCCAGTATCCTCGGACCCCAGCGTCGGCCAAGCCGCATTGAAGCGGGGCCAG TGGGTAAAGCCTTGGAGGGTCGCCCCCGTCCTCAGAAACAACTATCACAGCCTATACTGGGGACCAGTGAACACACGGAAACAAGTCGTTTAAGAGGCAGCCAATCGAGCGAGGGCTCTGAACTCACGCACTCCATGTCTGTCAACACTTCATCGCCAAACAGCACCACCTGCAGCTCAGATACGAGTCGAGATGCTGATACAG GTGGAACTCCGACCTCAGGCCCACACAGACTAAGTGACGGCCTTCAGTCTGACTCCCTGGACGGGCTGCCATACCCTGTTGCGCACAATGACCTTTACAGCCTGGACCAACTGCAAGAGGATGACAGAGAAAGTGACAA AGTTCACGAGGGAACACCAAAAGCCTTAAGAAG gcTTGAGGGACTGGGTCCAGCTGACGTCCAGAGTGAGGACGACCAGGGAACAGACTCTGAGCATGATCCGCCGAACTGGCAGCAGCTGGTGGGGAGAGAAGTCCTGGCCGGTCTTCGGCCTCATGAAATAAAGAGACAGGAAGTTATTAATG AGCTGTTTTACACAGAGCGAGCACACGTACGGAAGCTGAGGGTTTTGGACCACGTTTTCTACCAGAAGCTCTCCAAAGAGGCCATCCTGCCTCCTGCTGACATCAAGAACATCTTCTCCAACTTGGAGGAGATTCTACAGTTGCATG TGTCCGTACTGGAGCAAATGGTTGCAGTTCGGAAGAGAAATGAGTCGTCAGTAATTGATCTGATAGGAGATGACTTACTCTCTTGG TTCAgcggtggagaggaggagaagatcaAGCAGGCAGTGGGGACGTTCTGCAGTAATCAGCCATTTGCTCTGGAGATCATCAAGACCAAGCAGAAGAAAGACTCAAGGTTCTCGTCTTTCATCCAG GAGGCAGAGAGCAACCGACTGTGTCGCCGGCTGCAGCTTAAAGATATCATTCCTGTCGAGATGCAGCGGTTCACCAAGTATCCTCTGCTACTCGAAAACATCGCCAAGTACACAG ACAATACAGTGGAAAAGGACAAAGTGAAGCAGGCGGCAGACTGCTGTAGGAAGATCCTAAATCATGTCAACCATGCTTTGAAGGTGTCTGAGGACAAGCAG AGGCTGGAGGATTATCAGAGAAGACTTGACCTCTCCTCTCTGAAGCAGACAGACAATCCTATGATCCTGGAGCTAAAG AACCTGGATCTGACCAAGAAAACAATGGTGCACGAGGGACCACTGTCATGGAAAGTGAACAAGGACAAGACTATTG AGTTGTACACTCTCCTCCTGGAGGACATCCTGGTTCTGCTTCAGAAGCAAGACGAGCGTCTGATCCTCAAGTGTCACAGCAAAAACCTGGCAGGCACTGCCGATACCAAACATATCTTTAGCCCCATCATCAAACTCAACACGGTGCTGGTGCGCTCAGTGGCCACAG ACAACAAGTCATTCTTCGTCCTCTCCATGTCAGAAAATGGAGCCCAGATCTATGAGTTGATGGCACCCACAGTTGCAGACCAGAGAAC GTGGCAGGGTCTAATTATCCAGAGAGCGGACGCCATGAAAGTCAAACCTCACAACATCATACCATTACCTCAGAGCGA CGGGGACAGAGACGGAGTGGAAATCATCCCAGCCGGTGTTTCCAGGCTGAGTCGAGATGCGGACCGCACATCCACCGGCAGCACCCAGTCCACAG ATAAAGAGAGCAGCAGTCCAGCCTCTAGAAGCGCAATGCAGAGCTCTCTATCTGGTAATAATCCATTTGAGAGCGTGAAGGCAgcggaagaagaggaagaggaaggttTTGTGGACCCGGAGCTTCCTTACCAAGTGGCTGAAGATTGCAGAGGAGGAGACTCGTTTAACGCGTTTCCCTCCAGAGCAGACGAAgcactgaaaacat TGGCAGCATTAAAGCAGGTGTTGGTGACCCAGTTAATGTCCCAGGAAGCTGCGGAGCAATCCAATCGCTCCACGGGGGCTCGTCTCCTCAGGACCACCTCTCTGCGGACCCCTATTGACAGCCGTTCACGGGTGATGGTCCACAACGGCTCAGAGAAAAACAGCTGTCAAACGGAGGACCCAGTCCAGGACCTGGGCTCCGGGGACACAGGCTTTTTCGACTCTCCCGACGACTATG CAGGATACTTGGTCCTGGAGGGTTACAGTGGCCCAGGAGAGAGCAGCACAGATGATGACATCTTGGCATCCGCCACAGGGAAGCAGCTGAGGACCTCACAAGGCTGTGCCGCAGACTCTGGCATCAATTTGAGGTTTTCTTCCACATCGCAGGCCGGCAGCCTCTCCTCTTTCAGCAGACAAGTTCTGTCTCACCTCAGAAACCTTCAGTCCAACCTAAACTACTTGAAG gAGGTTGAGGCCAAGTATAATAATCTAATACGCCAAAGGCCAGATCGGCCAACAGCAGACACGGACGGAAACAAAG ATAAGAGATAG